In a genomic window of Aeromonas veronii:
- the miaB gene encoding tRNA (N6-isopentenyl adenosine(37)-C2)-methylthiotransferase MiaB: MSKKLHIKTWGCQMNEYDSSKMADLLDASNGYTLTEEPEEADVLLLNTCSIREKAQEKVFHQLGRWKKLKAKKPGLVIGVGGCVASQEGDAIRQRAPYVDIVFGPQTLHRLPAMIKEVQEGRGAQVDIAFPEIEKFDSLPEPRAEGATAFVSIMEGCSKYCTYCVVPYTRGEEVSRPLDDVLYEIAQLAQQGVREVNLLGQNVNAWRGPTFDDGICTFAELLRLVAAIDGIDRIRYTTSHPIEFTDDIIEVYKDTPEVVSFLHLPVQSGSDRILTMMKRPHTILEYKSKIRRLRAVRPDITISSDFIVGFPNETDEDFEATMKLIEEINFDMSYSFVFSPRPGTPAADMPDDVDMEVKKARLARLQHVINNQAMQIGRAMLGTTQRILVEGPSKLDPMQLCGRTENNRVVNFEGAHTLIGGFADVEITEVRPNSLRGKFIRGESEMNLRIATAPSEILARRPDNVPDELGVAAFTPH; encoded by the coding sequence ATGAGCAAGAAACTTCACATTAAAACCTGGGGTTGCCAGATGAACGAGTATGACTCGTCCAAAATGGCCGACCTGTTGGATGCCAGCAATGGCTACACCCTTACCGAAGAGCCCGAAGAGGCAGATGTCTTGCTGCTCAATACCTGCTCCATCCGCGAAAAGGCGCAGGAGAAGGTGTTCCACCAGCTGGGACGCTGGAAAAAGCTCAAGGCCAAAAAGCCCGGTCTGGTGATCGGCGTGGGTGGCTGCGTCGCTTCTCAGGAAGGCGATGCCATTCGCCAGCGCGCTCCCTATGTGGATATCGTGTTCGGCCCGCAGACCCTGCATCGCCTGCCCGCCATGATCAAGGAAGTGCAAGAGGGCCGTGGTGCCCAGGTTGATATCGCCTTCCCCGAGATCGAAAAATTCGACAGCCTGCCCGAACCGCGCGCCGAAGGGGCCACCGCGTTCGTCTCCATCATGGAAGGCTGCTCCAAATACTGTACTTACTGCGTGGTGCCCTATACCCGCGGTGAAGAGGTGAGCCGACCGCTGGACGACGTGCTCTACGAAATCGCCCAGCTTGCGCAGCAGGGCGTGCGCGAAGTGAACCTGCTAGGTCAGAACGTCAACGCCTGGCGCGGCCCGACCTTTGATGACGGCATCTGCACCTTCGCCGAGCTGCTGCGTCTGGTGGCCGCCATCGACGGTATCGATCGCATTCGCTATACCACCAGCCACCCGATCGAGTTCACCGACGACATCATCGAGGTCTACAAAGACACCCCGGAAGTGGTCAGCTTCCTGCACCTGCCAGTGCAGAGCGGCTCTGATCGCATCCTGACCATGATGAAGCGTCCGCACACCATCCTGGAGTACAAATCCAAGATCCGTCGCCTGCGCGCCGTCCGTCCCGACATCACCATCAGTTCCGACTTCATCGTGGGTTTCCCGAACGAGACGGATGAAGACTTCGAAGCCACCATGAAGCTGATCGAAGAGATCAACTTTGACATGAGCTACAGCTTCGTCTTCAGTCCGCGCCCGGGCACTCCGGCTGCCGACATGCCCGACGATGTCGACATGGAAGTGAAGAAAGCCCGGCTGGCCCGCCTGCAGCACGTCATCAACAACCAGGCGATGCAGATTGGCCGCGCCATGCTGGGCACCACCCAGCGTATCCTGGTGGAAGGGCCTTCCAAGCTCGATCCGATGCAGCTGTGTGGCCGCACCGAAAACAACCGGGTGGTCAACTTCGAAGGGGCCCATACCCTGATTGGCGGCTTTGCCGACGTGGAGATCACCGAGGTGCGTCCCAACTCCCTGCGCGGCAAGTTCATCCGCGGCGAGAGCGAGATGAACCTGCGGATCGCCACCGCCCCGAGCGAAATCCTGGCCCGTCGTCCCGACAATGTGCCAGACGAGCTGGGCGTGGCCGCCTTTACTCCCCATTAA
- the xerD gene encoding site-specific tyrosine recombinase XerD translates to MSKPDPHPLIEPFLDALWLERGLSDNTVSSYRSDLEKFSLWLDEQGSSLLLAGMDEIQHYLAWRVDHQFAASSTARFLSALRRFYQYLNREKLRSDDPTVLLEGPKLPKKLPSDLSETEVEALLSAPLVDDPLELRDKAMLELLYATGLRVSELVGLTAEHVSLRQGLVRVVGKGNKERLVPMGEEAMHWLERYYREARTLLLGGTSSDVVFPSKQARMMTRQTFWHRIKLYAQRAGINGELSPHTLRHAFATHLLNHGADLRVVQMLLGHADLSTTQIYTHVANERLKALHGEHHPRA, encoded by the coding sequence ATGAGCAAACCCGACCCCCATCCCCTGATTGAACCCTTTCTCGATGCCCTCTGGCTGGAGCGGGGATTGTCTGACAACACGGTCAGCTCCTATCGCAGCGATCTGGAGAAGTTCTCCCTCTGGCTCGACGAGCAGGGGAGCTCGCTGCTGCTGGCGGGGATGGACGAGATCCAGCACTACCTCGCCTGGCGGGTCGATCACCAGTTTGCGGCCAGCAGCACCGCCCGTTTTCTCTCGGCCCTGCGCCGTTTCTATCAGTATCTCAACCGTGAGAAGCTGCGCAGCGATGATCCGACCGTGCTGCTGGAGGGGCCCAAGCTGCCGAAAAAACTCCCCTCCGATTTAAGCGAAACGGAGGTGGAGGCACTCTTGAGTGCGCCGCTGGTGGATGACCCGCTGGAGTTGCGGGACAAGGCAATGCTGGAGCTGCTCTACGCCACCGGCTTGCGGGTTTCCGAGCTGGTGGGGCTCACTGCCGAGCATGTCAGTCTGCGTCAGGGGCTGGTGCGGGTAGTCGGCAAGGGCAACAAGGAGCGGTTGGTGCCGATGGGCGAGGAGGCGATGCACTGGCTGGAGCGTTACTACCGGGAGGCCCGCACCCTGCTGCTCGGTGGTACCAGCTCGGACGTGGTGTTTCCCTCCAAGCAGGCCCGTATGATGACCCGCCAGACCTTCTGGCACCGCATCAAGCTCTATGCCCAGCGGGCCGGGATCAACGGCGAATTATCCCCTCATACCCTGCGCCACGCCTTTGCCACCCACCTGCTCAACCACGGCGCCGATCTGCGGGTGGTGCAGATGCTGCTGGGCCACGCAGATCTCTCCACTACCCAGATCTACACCCATGTCGCCAACGAGCGGCTCAAGGCGCTGCACGGTGAGCACCATCCGAGAGCCTGA
- a CDS encoding PhoH family protein encodes MSRHISTLNLHLEPADNQRLASLCGPFDDNIKQLERRLGVEISYRDSHFQLVGKPAQLDAAAVILKHLYVETQPLKGGKVTDITPDMVHLAISESRVLEQDDEPAPSIPYGKEVTVKTKRGLIKPRSPNQAQYIANIVRHDICFGIGPAGTGKTYLAVAAAVDALERQEIRRILLTRPAVEAGEKLGFLPGDLSQKVDPYLRPLYDALFEMLGFERVEKLMERNIIEVAPLAYMRGRTLNDAFIILDEAQNTTTEQMKMFLTRIGFNSKAVVTGDITQVDLPRNAKSGLRHALEVLPGVDGLSFNFFESKDVVRHPVVARIVQAYEAFDAKQAAEKVAGQTNASKESEQ; translated from the coding sequence TTGAGCCGACACATCTCGACCCTGAATCTGCATCTGGAGCCCGCCGACAATCAGCGCCTTGCCAGCCTGTGCGGCCCCTTCGATGACAATATCAAGCAGCTGGAGCGCCGCCTCGGCGTCGAGATCAGCTACCGTGACAGCCACTTCCAGCTGGTGGGCAAACCGGCCCAGCTGGATGCCGCCGCCGTCATCCTCAAACACCTCTATGTGGAAACCCAGCCCCTCAAGGGTGGCAAGGTGACCGACATCACTCCCGACATGGTCCATCTGGCCATTTCGGAGTCGCGGGTGCTGGAGCAGGATGACGAACCGGCGCCGAGCATCCCCTATGGCAAGGAGGTGACGGTCAAGACCAAGCGAGGTCTCATCAAGCCACGCAGCCCCAATCAGGCCCAGTACATCGCCAATATCGTACGCCACGATATCTGCTTCGGCATAGGCCCTGCCGGTACCGGCAAGACCTATCTGGCGGTCGCGGCGGCGGTGGATGCGCTGGAACGTCAGGAAATTCGCCGCATTTTGCTGACCCGCCCGGCGGTGGAAGCGGGCGAGAAGCTGGGCTTCCTGCCGGGCGATCTCTCCCAGAAGGTGGATCCTTACCTGCGCCCGCTCTACGACGCCCTGTTCGAGATGCTGGGCTTTGAGCGGGTCGAGAAGCTGATGGAGCGCAACATCATCGAGGTGGCGCCGCTCGCCTATATGCGCGGAAGAACCCTCAATGACGCCTTTATCATTCTCGATGAGGCCCAGAACACCACCACCGAGCAGATGAAGATGTTCCTGACCCGCATCGGCTTCAACTCCAAGGCGGTGGTCACCGGCGACATCACCCAGGTAGACCTGCCGCGCAACGCCAAATCCGGCCTGCGCCACGCGCTGGAAGTGCTGCCAGGGGTCGATGGTCTGTCGTTCAACTTCTTCGAGTCCAAAGACGTGGTACGCCACCCGGTGGTGGCCCGCATCGTGCAGGCCTATGAGGCGTTCGACGCTAAACAGGCAGCCGAGAAGGTGGCCGGCCAAACAAACGCCAGCAAAGAGAGTGAGCAATGA
- the mscL gene encoding large-conductance mechanosensitive channel protein MscL, with translation MSLIQEFKAFAARGNVIDMAVGIIIGAAFGKIVSSFVGDVIMPPIGLILGGVDFSDLAVTLKAAEGTTPAVVIAYGKFIQTIIDFLIISFAIFMGLKAINTLKKKQEEEAAAPAGPTKDQELLTEIRDLLKSRQDK, from the coding sequence ATGAGTCTGATCCAAGAGTTCAAAGCCTTTGCCGCCCGCGGCAACGTCATCGACATGGCCGTCGGTATCATCATCGGTGCCGCCTTCGGCAAAATTGTCTCCTCTTTTGTCGGTGACGTGATCATGCCGCCCATCGGCCTGATCCTCGGCGGCGTGGACTTCAGCGACCTGGCTGTCACCCTGAAAGCCGCAGAGGGGACCACACCCGCCGTGGTCATCGCCTATGGCAAGTTCATCCAGACCATCATCGACTTTCTGATCATCTCCTTCGCCATCTTCATGGGACTGAAGGCCATCAACACCCTGAAGAAAAAGCAGGAAGAGGAAGCCGCCGCCCCGGCAGGCCCGACCAAGGATCAGGAGCTGCTGACCGAGATCCGTGATCTGCTTAAATCCCGGCAGGATAAATAA
- the corC gene encoding CNNM family magnesium/cobalt transport protein CorC (CorC(YbeX) belongs to the Cyclin M Mg2+ Exporter (CNNM) family, and was characterized as belonging to a set of three proteins, at least one of which must be present for CorA to function.), with product MTDDHPSTGSPKKTWLDKLSQLFQGEPKDRNDLVDVIADAEERDLIDQDTKDMIEGVLEIADLRVRDIMIPRSQMVTIEKSQPIDEILPVIIESGHSRFPVINEDKDHVEGILLAKDLLPFGFGGHHASEPLQLEKILRPTVIVPESKRVDRLLKEFREERYHMAIVVDEFGGVSGLVTIEDILELIVGEIDDEFDDIEDEPDEIRRLSKRVFSISALTEIEDFNDFFGTKFSDEEVDTVGGLVMHAFSHLPKKGEEIELDGYLFKVMHADRRRLQQLQVKIPEHHAAAQSEPQ from the coding sequence ATGACCGACGATCACCCTAGTACCGGCTCGCCGAAGAAAACCTGGCTCGACAAACTCAGCCAACTCTTCCAGGGCGAGCCAAAAGACCGCAATGATTTGGTAGACGTGATAGCCGATGCCGAAGAGCGCGACCTCATCGATCAGGACACCAAGGACATGATCGAGGGGGTGCTGGAGATCGCCGATCTTCGCGTGCGCGATATCATGATCCCCCGCTCCCAGATGGTGACCATCGAGAAGTCCCAGCCGATCGACGAGATCCTGCCGGTGATCATCGAGTCCGGTCACTCCCGCTTCCCGGTGATCAACGAAGACAAGGATCATGTGGAGGGCATTCTGCTCGCCAAGGATCTGCTCCCCTTCGGGTTTGGCGGCCATCACGCCAGCGAGCCGCTGCAGCTCGAGAAAATCTTGCGCCCCACGGTGATCGTGCCGGAAAGCAAACGGGTTGACCGTCTGCTCAAGGAGTTCCGTGAAGAGCGCTACCACATGGCCATCGTGGTCGACGAATTTGGTGGCGTCTCCGGTCTGGTGACCATCGAAGACATACTGGAACTGATCGTTGGCGAGATTGACGACGAGTTTGACGACATCGAGGATGAGCCGGACGAAATCCGCCGCCTCAGCAAGCGGGTCTTCTCCATCAGCGCCCTGACCGAGATCGAGGATTTCAACGACTTCTTCGGCACCAAATTCAGCGATGAAGAGGTGGATACGGTGGGCGGTCTGGTGATGCACGCCTTCAGCCACCTGCCCAAGAAGGGCGAGGAGATCGAGCTGGACGGCTACCTGTTCAAGGTGATGCATGCCGACCGGCGTCGTCTGCAGCAGCTGCAGGTGAAGATCCCCGAGCACCACGCGGCGGCGCAATCCGAGCCGCAATAA
- the recJ gene encoding single-stranded-DNA-specific exonuclease RecJ yields the protein MPLHIRRRPRVDDSHLPATLHPLLRQIFASRGVDDPALLERSASQLLPPQRLYGMEQAVPLLAEALTAQKRILIVGDFDCDGATSSALCVLALRAMGGRHIDFLVPNRFEFGYGLTPEIVELAVARGAEFLITVDNGISSIAGVAAAKAAGMQVLVTDHHLPGQELPDADAIVNPNQHGCDFPSKSLAGVGVAFYLMAALNTHLRQLGWYERQGLRAPNVADYLDLVALGTVADVVALDGNNRILVHQGLQRIRAGRCRPGIQALVDVSGRDGRRLCAADLGFALGPRLNAVGRLDDMSLGVACLLCDDLNLARQLASEMDSLNQERKEIEQGMQQEALATLEQIRFRDGEVPSGIVLHRDEWHQGVVGLVASKVKEKYYRPVIAFAESSETELKGSGRSIPGVHLRDALELLDTRHPGLMGKFGGHAMAAGLTLPKANIEAFGRAFEAVIGELVTPELLTGVLLTDGELLPDELSLELAELIRASGPWGQAFPEPLFDGEFVLVQQRLVGEKHLKMMLTTDSGHAVDAIAFGVDLKRWPDASVKRVRLVYRLDVNEWRGNRSVQLLVEHLEAAGL from the coding sequence ATGCCTCTGCACATTCGTCGCCGTCCGCGAGTTGATGATTCCCATCTGCCTGCCACTTTGCATCCCCTGCTTCGCCAAATCTTCGCCAGCCGTGGCGTAGACGATCCCGCCCTGCTGGAGCGCAGCGCCAGCCAGCTGTTGCCGCCCCAGCGTCTCTATGGCATGGAGCAGGCGGTGCCGCTGCTGGCGGAGGCTCTGACCGCCCAGAAACGGATCCTGATTGTCGGCGATTTCGACTGCGACGGGGCCACCAGTTCGGCCTTGTGCGTGCTGGCCTTGCGCGCCATGGGCGGTCGCCACATCGATTTTCTGGTGCCCAACCGCTTCGAGTTCGGCTACGGCCTCACTCCCGAGATCGTCGAGCTGGCGGTGGCCCGTGGCGCCGAGTTTCTGATCACGGTGGATAACGGCATCTCCAGCATCGCCGGGGTAGCGGCGGCCAAGGCGGCTGGCATGCAGGTACTGGTTACCGATCACCATTTGCCGGGTCAGGAGCTGCCTGACGCCGATGCGATAGTGAACCCGAACCAGCATGGCTGCGACTTCCCCTCCAAGTCGCTGGCCGGGGTGGGGGTGGCCTTCTATCTGATGGCGGCCCTCAACACCCATCTGCGCCAGCTTGGCTGGTATGAGCGGCAAGGGCTGCGCGCGCCCAATGTGGCGGATTACCTCGATCTGGTGGCCCTTGGCACGGTCGCCGACGTGGTGGCGCTCGATGGCAACAACCGCATTCTGGTCCATCAGGGGTTACAGCGGATCCGGGCTGGGCGCTGTCGCCCCGGCATTCAGGCGCTGGTGGATGTGTCGGGTCGCGATGGTCGCCGTCTGTGCGCCGCCGATCTCGGCTTTGCGCTGGGGCCGCGCCTCAACGCGGTGGGCCGGCTCGATGACATGTCCCTCGGGGTCGCCTGCCTGCTCTGCGATGACCTCAATTTGGCGCGCCAGCTCGCATCCGAAATGGACAGCCTCAACCAGGAGCGCAAGGAGATCGAGCAGGGGATGCAGCAGGAGGCGCTCGCCACTTTGGAGCAGATCCGTTTTCGTGACGGCGAGGTGCCGTCGGGCATAGTGCTGCACCGGGACGAGTGGCATCAGGGGGTGGTGGGGCTGGTGGCCTCCAAGGTGAAGGAGAAGTACTACCGCCCGGTCATCGCCTTTGCCGAGAGCAGCGAGACCGAGCTCAAGGGCTCCGGGCGCTCCATCCCCGGCGTGCACCTGCGCGATGCGCTGGAACTGCTCGATACCCGCCACCCCGGCCTGATGGGCAAGTTTGGCGGCCATGCCATGGCGGCCGGGCTGACCCTGCCCAAGGCCAATATCGAGGCCTTCGGTCGGGCCTTTGAGGCGGTCATCGGCGAGCTGGTGACGCCTGAGCTCTTGACCGGGGTGCTGCTCACCGATGGCGAGCTGCTGCCCGATGAGCTGAGTCTGGAGCTGGCGGAGCTTATTCGCGCCTCCGGCCCCTGGGGTCAGGCGTTCCCCGAGCCGCTGTTTGACGGCGAATTCGTGCTGGTGCAGCAGCGGCTGGTGGGGGAGAAGCACCTCAAGATGATGCTGACAACCGATTCCGGTCACGCGGTGGATGCCATCGCCTTTGGCGTCGATCTCAAGCGCTGGCCCGATGCCTCGGTCAAGCGGGTGCGGCTGGTCTATCGGCTCGATGTCAACGAGTGGCGCGGCAACCGCAGCGTGCAGTTGCTGGTGGAGCATCTGGAGGCGGCCGGTCTCTGA
- the ybeY gene encoding rRNA maturation RNase YbeY, which yields MSVTLDLQLASASTDGLPTEAQLQGWLDGTILGFQQEAEVTVRIVDEAESNELNLTYRGKDKPTNVLSFPFEAPPGLELPLLGDLVICRQVVEREAEEQGKPLMAHWAHMVVHGSLHLLGYDHIEDEEAEEMEALERDIMQELGFADPYLNDEE from the coding sequence ATGAGCGTAACCCTGGATCTGCAACTGGCCAGTGCCAGCACTGACGGCCTGCCCACCGAAGCCCAGTTGCAAGGCTGGCTCGACGGCACCATTCTCGGCTTCCAGCAGGAGGCAGAAGTGACGGTGCGCATCGTCGACGAGGCGGAGAGCAACGAGCTCAACCTCACCTATCGCGGCAAGGACAAGCCCACCAACGTGCTCTCCTTCCCGTTCGAGGCGCCACCTGGTCTGGAGCTGCCGCTGCTCGGCGATCTGGTGATCTGCCGTCAGGTGGTAGAGCGCGAGGCCGAGGAGCAGGGCAAGCCCCTCATGGCCCACTGGGCCCACATGGTTGTGCACGGCAGTCTGCATCTGCTAGGTTATGACCATATCGAGGATGAGGAAGCCGAAGAGATGGAAGCACTTGAGCGCGACATCATGCAGGAGCTCGGTTTTGCCGATCCTTATTTGAACGACGAAGAGTAA
- a CDS encoding MerR family transcriptional regulator, producing the protein MKISELARRCGLVRSTLLYYEKQGVIAGTRAANGYRHYDEGDLQRLQMVQALQAGGLSLKQCLACLAGEIDQAALQARVRELDEELARMQRARDLLADLAGLRPRSGEEFKAWQLQLQREAPEAYFTWVMKQGFSEKDRYHLQWLSKDMNEHEHYIKDFIQLLDGMSYWGPGDRAFTQQQFAALPIRPRRILDMGCGRGASTMALAQVTDAAIVAIDLEEEALAAVAHSARAVGFEHVSTLCANMAALPDDLAPADLIWAEGSAYVMGVANALKAWRPLLASPQACIVLSDAVWLTDNPPEEALAFWQQDYPAMQTLAGLLETVQAAGYRCLSHTPLPMSAWNNYLDPIEVNLVRYRDELGESAAWQDLSREVAIHRQYLGSYGYVICCLQKDA; encoded by the coding sequence ATGAAAATATCCGAACTGGCCCGCCGCTGCGGCCTCGTCCGCTCCACCCTGCTCTATTACGAGAAGCAGGGGGTGATTGCCGGTACCCGGGCCGCCAATGGCTATCGCCACTATGACGAGGGGGATCTGCAGCGACTGCAGATGGTGCAGGCCCTGCAGGCGGGTGGTCTCAGCCTCAAGCAGTGCCTCGCCTGTCTGGCTGGCGAGATAGATCAGGCGGCATTGCAGGCCCGGGTCAGGGAGCTGGATGAGGAGCTGGCGCGGATGCAGCGCGCCCGGGATCTGTTGGCGGATCTGGCAGGGCTGCGTCCGCGCTCCGGTGAGGAATTCAAGGCCTGGCAGCTGCAACTGCAGCGCGAGGCACCGGAAGCCTACTTCACGTGGGTGATGAAACAGGGTTTTAGCGAGAAAGATCGCTACCACTTGCAATGGTTGAGCAAAGACATGAATGAACATGAGCATTACATCAAGGACTTTATCCAGCTGCTGGATGGCATGAGTTACTGGGGGCCGGGGGATCGCGCCTTCACTCAGCAGCAGTTTGCCGCCTTGCCAATCCGGCCGCGCCGGATCCTCGACATGGGCTGCGGGCGCGGTGCCTCGACCATGGCGCTGGCTCAGGTGACCGATGCCGCCATTGTGGCCATCGATCTGGAAGAGGAGGCGCTGGCCGCCGTGGCGCACTCCGCCCGTGCTGTGGGCTTTGAACATGTCTCCACCCTCTGCGCCAACATGGCGGCACTGCCGGACGATCTGGCCCCGGCCGACCTCATCTGGGCAGAGGGGAGCGCTTACGTGATGGGGGTTGCCAATGCACTGAAGGCGTGGCGTCCGCTGCTCGCGAGCCCACAGGCTTGCATCGTGCTGAGTGATGCGGTCTGGCTGACCGATAACCCGCCCGAGGAGGCGTTGGCATTCTGGCAGCAGGATTACCCCGCCATGCAGACGCTGGCGGGCCTGCTTGAGACGGTACAAGCGGCAGGCTACCGCTGCCTGTCACACACTCCCTTGCCGATGAGCGCCTGGAACAACTATTTGGACCCTATCGAGGTCAATCTGGTGCGCTATCGAGACGAGTTGGGGGAGAGTGCCGCCTGGCAGGACTTGAGCCGGGAAGTGGCCATCCACCGCCAATATCTGGGAAGTTACGGCTATGTGATCTGCTGCCTGCAAAAAGATGCGTGA
- a CDS encoding disulfide bond formation protein DsbC: MDAQALRQTITSRLGVPVYLVEPTPIAGLYMLGTSQGVLYSDAKGDYVVQGVMLDMTRDMKNLTISGMREQRRLGLAQVAHAPVVLKARDERHRVALFLGEQDAKRRQLPSTLHQLQASGVSVELYPVIGHAERAADWCSDPLLQNDPLKAYLPQTACSETLIQNIGLSQWLGVKVLPAWVSSDGDLVRGYQSPEQLLKILDNIDASAHSSPSAS, from the coding sequence ATGGATGCCCAAGCCTTGAGACAGACCATTACGTCCCGGCTGGGGGTGCCCGTCTATCTGGTTGAACCGACCCCGATTGCAGGGTTGTATATGCTGGGCACCTCGCAGGGGGTGCTCTACAGCGATGCCAAAGGGGATTATGTGGTGCAGGGGGTCATGCTGGATATGACCCGTGACATGAAGAACCTGACCATCTCGGGTATGCGCGAGCAGCGCCGACTTGGCCTGGCGCAGGTGGCCCATGCCCCCGTTGTGCTCAAGGCCCGTGATGAACGTCACCGGGTGGCGCTGTTTCTCGGCGAGCAGGATGCCAAACGTCGTCAGCTCCCCAGTACCTTGCATCAACTACAGGCATCCGGGGTGAGCGTGGAACTCTATCCGGTGATTGGCCACGCTGAACGGGCCGCTGACTGGTGCAGTGATCCCCTGCTGCAAAATGATCCGTTAAAAGCCTATTTGCCTCAAACGGCATGTAGTGAGACCCTTATCCAAAATATTGGCCTGAGCCAATGGTTGGGGGTCAAGGTACTGCCGGCCTGGGTCTCCTCTGACGGGGATCTGGTGCGCGGGTATCAGAGCCCCGAACAGCTGCTCAAGATACTGGATAATATAGATGCCTCTGCACATTCGTCGCCGTCCGCGAGTTGA
- the lnt gene encoding apolipoprotein N-acyltransferase, whose amino-acid sequence MRLSPVTSKILLSLSALASGAIAVLAFSPFGYWPLVIPSLLGLYALLDKATPKQAAWRGFGYAMGLFLPGLWWIHVSMTEFGGIPLPVAFVLLAGLSAYLALYPTLACWVFARFFGGRHWSRWLLAFPALWLVADWLRGAVMTGFPWLWFGYSQIDGPLKGFAPILGVQGITLALLLSASAIWLVWKSRSPLWLAVPALLVAGAHGLMQLNWVTRGEPVKVALVQGNIAQSLKWDPEALAPTVRTYQDLSRENQDADIIIWPESAIPAIEKAMGPYLENLDKAMKVNDTGLLAGIIHYDEQQQRFYNTVLGMGVQDADGKESYFYNHSNRYNKYHLLPIGEFVPFEDLLRPIAPFFNLPMSSFSRGDEVQPNLIAKGLKFAAAICYEIIFPEEVRRNVNADTDFLLTVSNDAWFGTSIGPWQHMEIARMRALELARPLLRDTNTGITIVTEIDGSIIGQIPQFEAGVLRSEVRPAHGETPYMRFGSWPLYCLTVLLLGLALALRPKAHPWAREL is encoded by the coding sequence GTGAGATTATCCCCTGTTACTTCCAAAATTCTGTTAAGCCTCAGTGCATTGGCCTCTGGTGCCATCGCCGTGCTGGCCTTCTCCCCCTTCGGCTACTGGCCGCTGGTGATCCCCTCCCTGCTTGGCCTCTACGCCCTGCTGGACAAAGCCACGCCGAAACAGGCCGCCTGGCGCGGTTTTGGCTACGCCATGGGACTCTTTTTGCCGGGGCTGTGGTGGATCCACGTCAGCATGACCGAGTTTGGCGGCATCCCGCTGCCGGTCGCCTTCGTGCTGCTGGCCGGGCTCTCCGCCTATCTGGCGCTCTACCCGACCCTGGCCTGCTGGGTCTTTGCCCGCTTCTTTGGCGGCCGTCACTGGAGCCGCTGGCTGCTCGCCTTCCCGGCCCTGTGGTTGGTCGCTGACTGGCTGCGCGGCGCCGTGATGACCGGCTTCCCCTGGCTCTGGTTTGGCTACAGCCAGATCGATGGCCCGCTCAAGGGCTTCGCCCCCATCCTCGGGGTGCAGGGCATCACCCTCGCCCTGTTGCTGTCCGCCTCCGCCATCTGGCTGGTGTGGAAATCCCGCTCCCCGCTCTGGCTGGCGGTGCCCGCCCTGCTGGTGGCCGGGGCCCACGGCCTGATGCAGCTCAACTGGGTCACCCGTGGCGAGCCGGTCAAGGTGGCACTGGTGCAGGGCAATATTGCCCAGTCCCTCAAGTGGGATCCGGAGGCGCTGGCCCCCACGGTGCGCACCTATCAGGACTTGAGCCGCGAGAATCAGGATGCCGACATCATCATCTGGCCGGAGTCGGCGATCCCGGCCATCGAGAAGGCGATGGGCCCCTATCTGGAGAATCTGGACAAGGCGATGAAGGTGAACGATACCGGCCTGCTGGCGGGGATCATCCACTACGACGAGCAGCAACAGCGTTTCTACAATACCGTGCTCGGCATGGGGGTGCAGGATGCGGATGGCAAGGAGTCCTACTTCTACAACCACTCCAACCGCTACAACAAATACCACCTGCTACCCATCGGCGAGTTCGTGCCGTTTGAAGATCTGCTGCGCCCCATCGCCCCCTTCTTCAATCTGCCGATGTCCTCGTTCAGCCGGGGTGACGAGGTGCAGCCCAACCTGATCGCCAAAGGGCTCAAGTTTGCCGCCGCCATCTGCTACGAGATCATCTTCCCGGAGGAGGTACGCCGCAACGTCAATGCCGATACCGACTTCCTGCTGACCGTCTCCAACGATGCCTGGTTCGGCACCAGCATCGGTCCGTGGCAGCATATGGAGATCGCCCGGATGCGCGCGCTGGAGCTGGCTCGTCCGCTGCTGCGGGACACCAACACCGGCATCACTATCGTCACCGAGATCGACGGCAGCATCATCGGCCAGATCCCGCAGTTTGAAGCGGGCGTGTTGCGCAGCGAGGTACGTCCCGCCCACGGCGAGACCCCCTACATGCGCTTTGGCAGCTGGCCCCTCTACTGTCTGACCGTGCTGCTGCTGGGTCTGGCGCTGGCGCTGCGCCCCAAGGCTCACCCCTGGGCCCGCGAGCTGTAA